One window of Myxocyprinus asiaticus isolate MX2 ecotype Aquarium Trade chromosome 4, UBuf_Myxa_2, whole genome shotgun sequence genomic DNA carries:
- the LOC127434209 gene encoding serine-rich and transmembrane domain-containing 2-like has product MIDERIIWRNFFTPTPEDLPKLLLNRSTEETIWTTTAAHIGRPDPRLPSLSTYLGLFVCLLLVLLALVIVMLYRMKHTIAPLPSDVESAGQTEMFPEDGSEGSSHSAD; this is encoded by the exons ATGATAGACGAGCGCATCATCTGGAGGAACTTTTTCACGCCCACACCTGAAGATTTGCCTAAACTTTTGCTAAATAGGTCAACCGAGGAAACGATTTGGACCACCACCGCGGCGCACATAGGACGTCCGGACCCCAGACTGCCGAGTTTATCCACATATCTTGGactttttgtgtgtttactgctCGTTCTTCTGGCCCTAGTGATTGTGATGCTTTACCGGATGAAACACACAATCGCCCCGCTACCGTCAGATGTGGAAAGCGCGGGGCAAACGGAGATGTTTCCTGAG GATGGGAGCGAGGGATCCAGCCATtctgctgactga